A genomic stretch from Barnesiella intestinihominis YIT 11860 includes:
- a CDS encoding glycoside hydrolase family 3 C-terminal domain-containing protein: MKHSFLRINTLSAVLLAMTAQVMAQEPTPPYLDDNQPIEVRVEDALSRMTLKEKIAIIHAQSKFSSPGCPRLGIPELWMSDGPHGVRMEFVWDNWDHADWTNDSCTAYPALTCLAATFNPELAFKYGNAIGQEARYREKDVILGPGVNIYRTPLSGRNFEYMGEDPYLSSRMVAPYVKGMQQNGVAACLKHFALNNQEKDRDKINVEVSDRALYEIYLPAFKAGVQEGGVWTVMGSYNKFRGQYCSHNDLLINQILKKDWGFDGVMMTDWGSAHDTDEAARNGLDLEMGSWTNGLTWGLSSAYDDYYLAQPFLKKIESGELPESLLDEKVRRVLRLTFRTSMNRNRPYGCKLTPEHAEIARKIAEEGIVLLKNENHFFPIEKGRYQKIAVIGENAVKQLSLGGGSSELKPQKEISPLEGMIEKYGKEHILFTLGYASGEPNYSNELPSGLDADSLVQEALKVAREADVVLFFGGLNKNFQQDCEGDDRRSMDLPFGQNELIEKIIQVNPNTGVILISGNAVSMPWLSQIDGLMQSWYLGSQAGTATANIICGEANPSGKLPFSIPVKLEDNSAHYFGAESYPGVNGTQYYKDDILVGYRWHDTKKIDPLFPFGYGLSYTTFQYGKARTDKKTYRADESVKISFTLKNTGDTPGAETVQVYMSQKKPSVLRPVKELKGFKKVFLQAGEEQVVEIEIPVRSFAFYDEQTADWKLENDSYSLHVASSSKAIQATAKIQVKN; the protein is encoded by the coding sequence ATGAAGCATTCATTTTTAAGAATCAACACTCTTTCGGCTGTTCTGCTGGCCATGACAGCGCAAGTGATGGCACAAGAACCTACGCCGCCCTATCTGGACGACAATCAACCCATCGAGGTTCGTGTCGAAGATGCCTTGTCGCGCATGACCTTAAAGGAAAAAATCGCCATCATACATGCCCAATCCAAATTCAGTTCACCCGGCTGCCCGAGGCTGGGTATCCCCGAATTGTGGATGAGCGACGGCCCCCACGGCGTGCGCATGGAATTTGTATGGGACAACTGGGATCATGCCGACTGGACCAACGATTCTTGTACAGCATATCCGGCACTGACCTGTCTGGCGGCCACGTTCAATCCCGAATTGGCATTCAAATATGGCAACGCCATAGGCCAAGAAGCCCGCTATCGGGAAAAAGACGTCATTCTCGGGCCGGGGGTCAACATCTACCGCACGCCGCTGAGCGGACGCAACTTTGAATATATGGGCGAAGACCCCTATCTGTCGTCCCGCATGGTTGCCCCCTATGTAAAAGGTATGCAACAAAATGGTGTCGCCGCCTGCTTGAAACACTTTGCCTTGAACAATCAAGAGAAAGACCGAGACAAAATCAACGTCGAGGTAAGCGACCGGGCTTTATATGAAATCTATCTGCCGGCATTCAAGGCAGGTGTACAGGAAGGTGGAGTGTGGACAGTGATGGGTTCATACAACAAGTTCCGCGGCCAGTATTGCAGCCACAACGACCTGCTCATCAACCAAATCCTAAAAAAGGATTGGGGCTTCGACGGGGTTATGATGACCGACTGGGGCTCGGCTCACGATACCGATGAGGCGGCGCGCAACGGGCTCGATCTCGAAATGGGCTCTTGGACAAACGGATTGACTTGGGGGTTGAGTTCGGCCTACGACGATTATTATCTGGCTCAACCGTTCTTGAAAAAGATAGAGAGCGGAGAACTACCCGAATCGCTGTTGGACGAGAAAGTGCGCCGGGTATTGCGCCTAACCTTCCGCACCAGTATGAACCGAAACCGTCCCTACGGGTGTAAACTTACCCCCGAACACGCCGAGATTGCCCGTAAAATAGCCGAGGAGGGTATTGTGCTGCTGAAAAACGAAAACCATTTCTTCCCTATCGAGAAAGGCCGCTACCAGAAAATCGCCGTCATTGGCGAGAATGCGGTCAAACAGTTGAGCCTCGGTGGCGGGTCCTCCGAATTGAAACCACAAAAAGAAATCTCGCCGTTGGAGGGCATGATCGAAAAATACGGCAAAGAGCATATTCTGTTCACGCTGGGCTATGCTTCGGGCGAGCCCAATTACAGTAACGAACTACCCTCGGGACTCGACGCCGACTCGCTCGTGCAAGAAGCCTTGAAAGTGGCTCGCGAAGCCGATGTAGTACTGTTCTTCGGAGGCCTCAACAAAAACTTTCAACAAGATTGCGAAGGCGATGACCGCCGGAGCATGGATCTGCCTTTCGGACAAAACGAGTTGATCGAGAAAATTATTCAAGTGAATCCCAATACCGGTGTCATACTGATTAGCGGCAATGCCGTGAGCATGCCGTGGCTCTCGCAAATCGACGGGCTCATGCAATCGTGGTATTTGGGTTCCCAAGCCGGTACGGCTACCGCCAATATCATCTGCGGCGAAGCCAATCCTTCGGGAAAATTGCCGTTCTCCATTCCGGTAAAACTGGAAGACAACAGCGCCCACTATTTCGGGGCAGAGTCCTACCCGGGTGTAAATGGCACGCAATATTACAAAGATGATATTCTGGTGGGTTATCGCTGGCACGACACAAAAAAAATAGATCCGCTGTTCCCCTTCGGATACGGGCTCTCATACACGACATTCCAATATGGGAAGGCTCGAACCGATAAAAAAACATACCGTGCCGACGAGTCTGTAAAGATTTCGTTTACCCTGAAAAATACAGGCGACACGCCCGGAGCAGAAACCGTGCAGGTATATATGAGCCAGAAAAAGCCCAGTGTGCTGCGCCCGGTCAAAGAGCTCAAAGGATTTAAGAAAGTTTTCCTGCAAGCCGGAGAAGAGCAAGTAGTGGAAATAGAAATACCGGTTCGGTCGTTCGCTTTCTATGACGAGCAAACAGCCGATTGGAAATTGGAGAACGACAGTTACTCGCTCCACGTCGCTTCATCGTCGAAAGCGATACAGGCCACCGCAAAAATCCAAGTGAAAAATTAG
- the bglX gene encoding beta-glucosidase BglX yields the protein MKKGLFVICMAALFATSCTQTGKTEEDRFIEDLLSQMTLEEKIGQMNQIHFDKSLDSIKAQVRNGELGSMLNIDPKLINEIQKTAVEESRLGIPLIIGRDIVHGYKTVLPIPLGMAASFDPQLVEKGTHMAATEAREQGITWTFAPMLDISRDARWGRIAESLGEDPYLTSELGVAMVRGFQGDNLSDNDAIAACVKHFVGYGASEGGQDYNSTNIPERLLRNVYLPPFQKTVEAGAATLMTSFNDNDGVPASGNDFLLRTVLRDEWGFDGFVVSDWCSMVEMINHGFAADRKDVARLSANAGLDMEMVSQTYVDYLPELIAENKVSIDVIDNAVRNILRIKYRLGLFENPYVDEVETSTIYSDEHLQTARQAATESAILLKNNGVLPLKENKTVAIIGPMAHAPYDQLGTWSFDGDKNHTVTPLKALQSDEYKHIKYYYEAGLGHSRDESTRNFERAKSIARQADVVVVFVGEEAILSGEAHSLSDINLIGKQSDLLKAIKSTGKPVVMVVMAGRPLTIERDLPYADAVLYNFHPGTMGGLAIMDLLYGKANPSGKLPVTFVREVGQIPMYYNHNNTGRPAQDWITPINDIPLEAPQTSLGNTSFYLDSGKDPLFAFGYGLSYSTFEYSDLNLSSNEVNANDTLTVTATIKNTSDIDGTEVVQLYVRDLVGSITRPVKELKGFQRLALKAGEAQTVSFKLPISELAFYGKDLIKKVEAGQFDIWVAPNSTEGLKGSFTVKE from the coding sequence ATGAAAAAAGGATTGTTTGTCATCTGCATGGCCGCTTTATTCGCTACAAGCTGTACACAAACAGGAAAAACCGAAGAAGATCGTTTTATAGAAGATCTGTTGAGCCAAATGACGCTCGAAGAGAAAATCGGACAAATGAACCAAATCCATTTCGATAAATCCTTGGACTCCATCAAAGCCCAAGTGCGCAATGGTGAGTTGGGCTCGATGCTCAACATAGACCCGAAACTAATCAACGAAATACAAAAAACTGCCGTCGAAGAGTCACGGCTGGGTATCCCCCTCATCATCGGGCGGGATATTGTCCACGGCTACAAAACGGTACTGCCCATTCCGCTGGGCATGGCAGCCTCGTTCGACCCGCAACTCGTGGAGAAAGGCACCCACATGGCCGCTACCGAAGCCCGCGAGCAAGGTATTACATGGACCTTCGCTCCCATGCTCGACATCTCTCGCGACGCCCGCTGGGGACGTATTGCCGAGAGTCTGGGCGAAGACCCCTATCTGACCAGTGAACTGGGTGTCGCCATGGTGCGTGGATTCCAAGGGGACAACCTCTCTGACAACGACGCCATCGCCGCATGTGTGAAGCACTTTGTCGGCTACGGCGCCTCGGAAGGCGGACAGGATTACAACTCGACCAATATCCCCGAGCGCCTATTGCGCAACGTCTATCTGCCTCCGTTCCAAAAAACGGTCGAAGCCGGAGCCGCCACGCTAATGACCTCGTTCAACGACAACGACGGGGTTCCCGCCTCGGGCAACGATTTCCTCCTGCGCACGGTATTGCGCGATGAATGGGGATTCGACGGTTTTGTCGTTTCGGACTGGTGCTCCATGGTCGAAATGATTAACCACGGATTTGCCGCCGACCGAAAAGATGTGGCCCGCCTCTCGGCCAATGCCGGTCTCGACATGGAAATGGTGAGCCAGACCTACGTCGACTACTTGCCCGAACTAATCGCCGAGAACAAAGTTTCCATAGACGTCATCGACAATGCGGTTCGCAATATCCTGCGCATTAAATATCGGCTGGGATTATTTGAAAATCCCTATGTCGACGAAGTGGAAACTTCGACAATCTACTCCGACGAACATTTGCAAACGGCTCGGCAAGCCGCTACCGAATCGGCTATCTTATTGAAGAACAACGGTGTGCTTCCGTTGAAAGAGAATAAGACCGTAGCCATTATCGGCCCTATGGCTCACGCACCCTACGACCAACTGGGCACATGGTCGTTCGACGGCGACAAAAACCACACCGTAACTCCGTTGAAAGCCTTGCAAAGCGACGAATACAAACACATAAAATACTACTACGAGGCCGGGCTGGGTCATTCGAGAGACGAGAGCACCCGTAATTTCGAAAGAGCAAAAAGCATCGCCCGCCAAGCCGATGTGGTTGTTGTCTTTGTCGGCGAAGAGGCTATCCTGTCGGGAGAGGCTCACTCGTTGAGCGACATCAACTTGATAGGCAAACAATCGGACCTGCTCAAAGCCATAAAAAGCACCGGCAAACCGGTCGTTATGGTCGTTATGGCCGGCCGGCCGCTCACGATCGAGCGCGACCTGCCCTATGCCGACGCGGTTCTCTATAACTTCCACCCGGGTACGATGGGCGGATTGGCTATCATGGACTTGCTCTACGGAAAGGCCAACCCCAGTGGAAAACTACCGGTGACCTTCGTACGCGAAGTGGGACAAATCCCCATGTATTACAATCACAACAATACCGGCCGTCCGGCACAGGATTGGATTACCCCGATAAACGACATTCCGCTGGAAGCCCCGCAAACATCGCTCGGCAACACATCGTTCTACTTGGATTCGGGGAAAGACCCGTTGTTCGCATTCGGATACGGTCTCTCGTATAGCACATTCGAATACTCCGATCTTAACCTGTCGAGCAACGAGGTGAACGCCAACGATACGCTCACAGTCACCGCTACGATCAAAAACACGAGCGACATCGACGGTACCGAAGTCGTGCAACTTTATGTTCGCGATTTGGTAGGATCTATCACTCGACCTGTCAAGGAGTTAAAAGGTTTCCAACGCCTTGCCTTGAAAGCCGGCGAAGCTCAAACCGTATCGTTCAAATTGCCCATCTCGGAACTGGCCTTCTACGGTAAAGATTTAATCAAGAAGGTAGAAGCCGGACAGTTTGACATCTGGGTTGCCCCGAACAGTACCGAAGGACTTAAAGGCTCTTTCACCGTGAAGGAATAA
- a CDS encoding DUF5040 domain-containing protein, which produces MKRIVLAGILSLFALFSYAQEYQYHFLLAGASFAVPENGWFELVCDAFNAEAMNKAVSGDAIKHTASDMFYDRFYTDEELERNDAFIIMHVHNQDVASTTGIKENYEDYTHADIQQYNTAYDYVIKRYKADCYNLKNNPNSKYYQTENGKPATIILCTHWHDSRISYNQSIRELAERWQLPLIKWDDNIGFTRKVVDEDGRQPSIKYAADTEKIYDITFGWHPLRGKEQYIQQKMAAICMEELEKLFEPMPALVEISEKNSVVESGENASFICRFTGVSPWNLIYSVNGVEKKLDSIMENPYIVTVPTVTAQTSILPVAISNRTTESGEVAGKAEIFIGKQAISPTFDTYVHQANKTTAYVDDDHLEVKGNSDTHTREAYLSFPIDKIDPEANRIVLRAYYYDCIYPSWVRKETHPVGIAGNTQQYTTMTWDTKPTDFTTIGETKVLGNELDSYVEWNVTDWVKEQIEAQQSLVTLQLKMNDTDATGLLYFYSSEADDTRKPQLLVSSDNSSGYTEMTKSNIEVYTRPVEKELVIKGIDGSCLVSCYSLCGQTLFSKTIENDETIQLPANASGVYLLQLRNATQHHTCKIVL; this is translated from the coding sequence ATGAAACGTATTGTCTTAGCGGGGATTTTATCCCTTTTTGCCCTGTTTTCATACGCACAGGAATATCAATACCACTTCCTGCTTGCCGGGGCCTCGTTTGCAGTCCCCGAGAACGGGTGGTTCGAACTGGTGTGCGACGCCTTCAACGCCGAGGCCATGAACAAAGCCGTATCGGGCGACGCCATTAAACACACCGCCTCCGATATGTTCTACGACAGGTTTTACACCGACGAAGAACTCGAACGCAACGACGCATTCATCATCATGCATGTACACAACCAAGACGTAGCCAGCACAACCGGCATCAAAGAGAATTACGAAGACTACACACACGCCGACATTCAACAATACAACACGGCGTATGACTATGTAATCAAGCGATACAAAGCCGACTGCTACAACTTGAAAAACAACCCCAACTCGAAATATTACCAAACCGAGAACGGCAAGCCCGCCACGATTATCCTGTGTACCCACTGGCACGATTCCCGCATCTCGTACAACCAAAGCATCAGGGAATTGGCCGAACGCTGGCAACTGCCCCTCATCAAATGGGACGATAATATAGGCTTCACCCGCAAAGTGGTAGACGAAGACGGCCGGCAGCCGAGTATCAAGTATGCCGCCGACACCGAGAAGATATACGACATTACATTCGGGTGGCACCCGCTGCGCGGAAAAGAGCAATACATACAACAAAAAATGGCTGCCATTTGCATGGAAGAACTGGAAAAATTGTTTGAACCCATGCCCGCCTTGGTCGAAATTTCTGAAAAGAACAGCGTTGTCGAAAGCGGCGAAAACGCCTCTTTCATTTGCCGCTTCACCGGGGTTTCGCCTTGGAATCTCATCTACTCGGTCAACGGGGTGGAAAAAAAGTTGGACAGCATCATGGAAAACCCGTACATCGTAACGGTTCCTACCGTAACAGCCCAAACCTCTATCTTGCCCGTGGCCATAAGCAACCGCACCACCGAGAGCGGCGAGGTTGCTGGGAAAGCCGAAATCTTTATCGGCAAACAAGCGATCTCGCCTACTTTCGACACCTATGTGCACCAAGCCAACAAAACAACGGCTTATGTAGACGATGACCATTTGGAGGTAAAAGGAAACTCCGACACCCATACCCGCGAGGCATATCTATCGTTCCCAATCGATAAAATCGACCCCGAAGCCAACCGCATCGTATTGCGTGCCTACTATTACGACTGCATCTACCCGAGTTGGGTGCGGAAAGAGACTCACCCGGTAGGCATAGCGGGCAATACCCAGCAATATACCACCATGACTTGGGACACGAAACCCACCGATTTCACCACCATCGGCGAAACGAAAGTTTTGGGCAATGAGCTCGACAGTTATGTGGAATGGAACGTGACCGACTGGGTAAAAGAGCAAATCGAAGCCCAACAATCCCTCGTCACATTACAGTTGAAGATGAACGATACCGACGCCACCGGCCTGCTCTATTTCTATTCGTCGGAGGCCGACGACACACGGAAACCGCAACTGCTCGTATCATCGGACAACTCATCGGGCTATACCGAAATGACAAAATCAAATATCGAAGTATATACCCGACCGGTCGAAAAAGAACTCGTCATAAAGGGGATAGACGGGAGTTGCCTTGTTTCGTGCTACTCGTTATGCGGACAAACCCTGTTCTCCAAAACGATAGAAAACGACGAAACGATACAATTGCCCGCCAACGCTTCGGGCGTCTATCTGCTCCAACTGCGCAACGCGACACAACATCATACTTGCAAAATAGTTTTATAA
- a CDS encoding FAD-dependent oxidoreductase — MKPTNINRRNFIKKSGMLLAATSVPSFLQAGEKQPTLSIKNQKIAIDSQWDVIVVGGGPAGCTAATAAAREGAKTLLIEATGQLGGMGTTGMIPAWCPFSDGEKIIYRGLAEKVFRAAKKGVPHEPADKLDWVSINPEQLMTVYDDMVCSSGAKVLFFSRLADVEMASDDTIEAIIVANKNGLTAFKAKVFVDCTGDGDLSVWAGANYFMGNNSDQVQLSTLCFSVANVDSYGYTTNPNLYWENKDSPIHDALKSGKYPLIDQHSCNNLIGPSVVQFNAGHIAMTNSTDPWQISDAMVKGRKVAAEYLRMLKDYQPQVYGNAFIVKTASLLGIRESRRIEGDYVFTIQDWLDRKSFDDEIGRNCYFVDIHIKGYEAKHYGRGESHGIPYRILTPKGIKNLLTAGRCISTDEEALGSLRVMPPSLVTGEAAGLAAALAIKQSKNDVHNIDVDFLRKRLQEEGQYFK; from the coding sequence ATGAAACCCACGAATATAAACAGACGAAATTTCATTAAAAAAAGCGGCATGCTCTTAGCGGCCACTTCTGTACCCTCGTTTTTACAGGCTGGGGAGAAACAGCCTACCCTCTCGATCAAAAACCAAAAAATCGCAATCGACAGCCAATGGGACGTGATTGTGGTAGGTGGCGGCCCCGCCGGCTGTACCGCAGCTACCGCCGCCGCCCGTGAAGGAGCCAAAACCTTGCTCATCGAAGCGACAGGCCAACTGGGCGGCATGGGTACTACCGGAATGATTCCCGCTTGGTGCCCCTTCTCCGACGGAGAAAAAATCATCTACCGGGGATTGGCCGAGAAGGTATTCCGCGCCGCTAAAAAAGGGGTACCCCATGAACCGGCCGATAAACTGGACTGGGTATCTATCAACCCCGAGCAACTCATGACCGTCTATGACGATATGGTCTGCTCATCGGGTGCGAAGGTATTGTTTTTCTCCCGCTTGGCCGATGTGGAAATGGCATCGGACGACACCATCGAGGCCATTATCGTCGCCAATAAAAACGGGCTGACGGCGTTCAAAGCCAAAGTATTCGTCGACTGTACCGGCGACGGAGACCTCTCGGTATGGGCCGGAGCCAACTATTTCATGGGCAACAACAGCGACCAAGTGCAGCTCTCCACCCTCTGTTTCTCGGTGGCCAATGTCGATTCATACGGCTACACGACAAATCCCAACCTTTATTGGGAAAACAAGGATAGCCCCATTCACGACGCTTTGAAATCGGGCAAATACCCGTTGATAGACCAACATAGCTGCAACAACCTCATCGGGCCGAGTGTGGTGCAATTCAATGCAGGGCATATCGCCATGACCAACTCGACCGACCCGTGGCAAATATCGGACGCCATGGTGAAAGGGCGAAAGGTGGCCGCCGAATACCTGCGCATGCTCAAAGATTATCAGCCGCAAGTGTATGGAAACGCATTTATCGTCAAGACCGCTTCGTTACTGGGAATACGCGAAAGCCGGCGCATCGAGGGCGACTATGTGTTCACGATTCAAGATTGGTTGGACCGCAAGAGCTTCGACGACGAGATTGGCCGGAATTGCTACTTCGTGGATATACACATCAAAGGCTACGAAGCCAAGCATTACGGACGAGGCGAGTCGCACGGTATCCCCTACCGGATACTTACCCCCAAAGGCATAAAGAACTTGCTGACAGCGGGACGCTGCATCTCGACCGACGAGGAGGCTTTGGGCAGTTTGCGTGTCATGCCCCCTTCGCTGGTCACCGGCGAGGCCGCCGGTCTGGCCGCAGCATTGGCTATCAAACAGTCCAAAAACGATGTTCACAATATAGATGTCGATTTCCTGCGCAAACGGCTGCAGGAAGAAGGACAATATTTCAAATAA